In Verrucomicrobiota bacterium, a single window of DNA contains:
- a CDS encoding vWA domain-containing protein, with the protein MIAIESPAVERESQKAKSAQKSRRRGLIFAVIVGSIVVHLVALALFGLWILQRYYEQPEATFQVVPREVRIPPQTKEHRMNLARHQAMAPKPVFQKRLLNAQPRDFALPDMPEVDLDQMLPLDPNELISEQVTSLVGGTGLGSGSAQGGGGPERPQIESLGFFGIEDEGGSVVIMIDISSSMFGRTGDLDYSTGRLVRRGKEQSFQKVRDEAIKLVQGLSITSSFGIIRWSGSARSWQETLVPATDQNKEAAAAHIQEEVDSGKAGPMGGRLGGTRHDYALEKLLELQPAVAFMLSDGNATESLPGGGFQTIEADRLYRILDEAKRAERPIPKIHTIYYLTGADKREEERMLRGIARRTGGQFRKVEAEGRRDD; encoded by the coding sequence ATGATCGCGATCGAAAGCCCCGCCGTCGAAAGGGAGAGCCAAAAAGCGAAGTCAGCTCAGAAAAGCCGAAGGCGAGGGCTCATCTTCGCGGTCATTGTGGGCAGCATCGTGGTCCACCTGGTGGCCCTGGCCTTGTTTGGCCTCTGGATTTTGCAACGCTATTACGAGCAGCCGGAAGCCACTTTCCAAGTGGTCCCGCGGGAGGTGCGCATCCCGCCGCAGACCAAGGAACATCGAATGAATCTGGCACGCCACCAAGCCATGGCGCCCAAGCCGGTCTTTCAAAAGCGGCTTCTCAATGCGCAACCGCGGGACTTCGCCCTGCCTGACATGCCAGAGGTGGACCTCGATCAAATGCTCCCGCTCGACCCCAACGAATTGATCTCCGAGCAGGTGACCAGTCTGGTAGGCGGCACGGGCTTGGGGTCCGGCTCGGCACAGGGAGGAGGCGGACCGGAACGCCCTCAGATCGAGAGTTTGGGCTTTTTCGGAATCGAGGACGAGGGCGGGAGTGTCGTCATCATGATCGACATTTCCTCCTCCATGTTTGGTCGCACCGGCGACCTCGACTACTCCACCGGCCGTCTCGTCCGGAGAGGAAAGGAACAGTCTTTTCAAAAGGTCCGCGATGAAGCCATCAAGCTGGTCCAGGGTCTTAGCATCACGAGTTCCTTTGGCATCATCCGCTGGAGCGGGAGTGCCCGCTCTTGGCAGGAAACCCTGGTCCCAGCCACCGACCAAAATAAGGAAGCCGCGGCCGCCCACATCCAAGAAGAAGTGGACTCCGGGAAAGCCGGACCGATGGGAGGGCGCCTCGGTGGCACGCGCCATGATTACGCCCTCGAAAAGCTGCTCGAGCTGCAACCAGCGGTCGCCTTCATGCTGAGCGATGGGAACGCCACCGAGTCCCTCCCGGGAGGAGGGTTTCAGACGATCGAGGCCGATCGGCTCTACCGCATTCTCGACGAAGCCAAGCGGGCGGAGCGACCCATTCCCAAGATTCACACCATCTACTACCTCACGGGGGCGGACAAACGGGAGGAAGAGCGGATGCTGCGGGGAATCGCCCGTCGCACCGGCGGCCAATTTCGCAAAGTGGAGGCGGAAGGGCGGCGGGACGATTGA
- a CDS encoding prephenate dehydrogenase/arogenate dehydrogenase family protein — translation MQSFGPIAILGPGFMGGSLALDLKRSQQVGEVRLWARRENTLEAAQALQVADVVSGDFQKVVEGATLVVLATPLGALSDLAHRLLQATQPQPPEVVTDICSVKEPVQRVLGPLFVKSPVSFIGSHPMCGSEKQGMAASISGLYQGATCVLTPSEGERAEALGLLTSFWETVGCQVLKSEAAEHDEAAARISHLPHIVASALVESSLAEAPELARILAASGFRDTTRVAMGPAGMWAEILTENRAATVEALDGLVQRLGEAREWIAGDRRAELESFLEAARGRRAALFSQPS, via the coding sequence ATGCAGTCCTTTGGTCCTATCGCCATTCTCGGTCCCGGTTTTATGGGCGGGTCCTTGGCGCTGGACCTCAAACGGAGCCAGCAAGTGGGCGAAGTGCGCCTCTGGGCCCGCCGCGAAAACACGCTCGAAGCGGCCCAGGCGCTCCAGGTGGCGGATGTGGTTTCAGGCGATTTTCAAAAGGTGGTGGAGGGCGCGACCCTCGTGGTTTTGGCCACCCCCTTGGGTGCTCTTTCTGACTTAGCCCATCGCCTTCTCCAGGCCACTCAGCCGCAGCCCCCTGAGGTCGTGACCGATATCTGCAGTGTGAAAGAGCCGGTCCAAAGAGTCCTGGGCCCCCTTTTCGTGAAGAGCCCGGTCTCTTTTATCGGGAGCCACCCCATGTGTGGGTCGGAGAAACAGGGAATGGCAGCTTCGATTTCGGGGCTTTACCAAGGTGCAACCTGTGTCCTCACCCCAAGCGAAGGGGAGCGGGCTGAGGCGCTAGGCCTTTTGACTTCGTTTTGGGAAACGGTCGGTTGCCAGGTCCTGAAAAGCGAGGCGGCAGAGCACGACGAAGCCGCCGCCCGCATCAGCCATCTGCCCCACATCGTGGCCTCCGCTCTGGTGGAATCGAGCCTGGCAGAAGCCCCGGAGTTGGCGAGGATTTTGGCGGCAAGTGGCTTCCGCGATACCACCCGGGTAGCCATGGGGCCTGCCGGCATGTGGGCTGAGATTCTCACAGAAAATCGGGCGGCCACGGTCGAGGCCTTGGATGGGTTGGTGCAACGCTTGGGAGAGGCGAGAGAGTGGATTGCTGGCGATCGCCGCGCTGAGTTGGAGAGCTTTCTGGAAGCGGCTCGCGGACGTCGCGCCGCCCTTTTTTCCCAGCCCTCATGA
- the aroA gene encoding 3-phosphoshikimate 1-carboxyvinyltransferase: MSVSLHVSRLAKLTGTLQVPGDKSMSHRAVMLAALAQGESFIEGFLPSEDCLATLEAFRACGVGAERVSETQLRIVGSGGQLAPPEREIDCGNSGTTMRLLSGILAGQPFRSRLIGDASLSRRPMGRILRPLQEMGASITAEGEGGCAPLVLEGGKLRPIRYLLPMASAQVKSAVLLAGMQIDGRTTVVEPVATRDHTERMLADFGVPVAREGDEISIDGPVTLSGTHFQVPGDISSAAFWLVAAGALPGSQLQLEKVGLNPTRHGILAVLERMGLEVSVKRLPSAEGGEPLGDLQLVGQGLRGTRVAGAEIPNVIDELPVLAVAGALASGVTEIRDAGELRVKESDRIHCVVENLRKLGAQVEEFEDGLRIEGGRPLRGAVLESFGDHRIAMAFAIAGLFAEGETTIQGAACIETSYPGFAHHLERAKHQTS, translated from the coding sequence ATGAGCGTCTCTCTCCACGTCTCCCGCCTGGCCAAGCTCACCGGGACCCTGCAGGTGCCGGGGGACAAAAGCATGTCGCATCGCGCGGTCATGTTGGCGGCCTTGGCCCAAGGGGAATCCTTCATCGAGGGCTTTCTCCCGAGCGAGGATTGCCTGGCCACCCTAGAGGCCTTTCGTGCTTGCGGGGTCGGCGCGGAACGAGTCTCGGAGACGCAGCTGCGGATCGTGGGGAGCGGTGGACAGTTGGCTCCTCCTGAGAGGGAAATCGACTGCGGAAATTCCGGCACCACCATGCGCTTGCTGTCCGGCATCCTGGCGGGGCAGCCTTTTCGAAGTCGCTTGATCGGGGACGCCTCCCTCAGCCGACGACCCATGGGGCGCATCCTGCGGCCTCTTCAGGAAATGGGTGCGTCCATCACTGCGGAAGGAGAAGGAGGGTGTGCCCCCCTGGTCCTGGAGGGCGGGAAGCTCCGCCCCATCCGTTATCTCCTCCCCATGGCTAGCGCCCAAGTGAAAAGCGCGGTCCTGCTGGCGGGGATGCAAATTGACGGACGCACCACCGTGGTGGAGCCGGTGGCCACGCGAGATCACACCGAGCGCATGCTGGCGGACTTTGGCGTCCCTGTAGCGAGGGAAGGAGATGAGATTTCCATCGACGGCCCCGTGACCCTCTCTGGGACGCATTTTCAAGTGCCTGGGGATATCTCAAGTGCTGCCTTTTGGCTGGTGGCAGCGGGGGCCTTGCCTGGCTCGCAGCTCCAGCTGGAAAAGGTGGGGCTCAATCCCACGCGCCATGGCATCCTGGCGGTATTGGAAAGAATGGGGTTGGAGGTTTCGGTGAAACGCCTTCCCAGTGCCGAGGGGGGCGAGCCTCTTGGAGATTTGCAGCTAGTCGGCCAAGGTCTTCGAGGCACGCGGGTGGCCGGAGCGGAGATCCCCAACGTCATCGATGAATTGCCAGTCCTGGCCGTGGCCGGCGCTTTGGCGAGCGGGGTGACCGAGATTCGGGATGCGGGAGAGCTGCGAGTCAAGGAGTCCGACCGCATCCACTGCGTGGTCGAAAACCTGCGAAAATTGGGCGCCCAAGTGGAAGAGTTTGAGGATGGTCTGCGCATCGAGGGAGGGCGGCCTCTCCGGGGAGCGGTCCTCGAGAGTTTTGGCGACCACCGCATTGCCATGGCTTTTGCCATCGCGGGCCTGTTCGCAGAAGGAGAGACCACCATCCAAGGGGCCGCTTGCATCGAGACCTCCTACCCGGGCTTTGCCCACCACTTGGAACGGGCAAAACACCAGACCTCCTGA
- the cmk gene encoding (d)CMP kinase, whose translation MPTHHAIAIDGPAASGKSTVAQALAERLGILFVNSGAMYRAVTWWFVKQGYSMEDEEAIRSRFPELEMTCDQQDGRSLVAIDGQVLGSELRSEAVHAHVSKVARVPEVRAKLVAKQREYLALNHLVMEGRDIGTVVFPETPFKFFVTASEAIRQQRRQDQGQSDAIGKRDQMDSSRKASPLKAAEDALVIDTSALSQQEVVEALLEGLATRGWKD comes from the coding sequence ATGCCCACTCACCATGCCATCGCCATCGACGGGCCGGCCGCTTCCGGAAAAAGCACGGTGGCCCAAGCTTTGGCTGAGCGACTCGGCATCCTCTTCGTGAACTCGGGAGCCATGTATCGGGCCGTCACTTGGTGGTTTGTGAAACAAGGCTATTCCATGGAGGACGAGGAGGCCATTCGCAGCCGCTTTCCGGAGCTTGAAATGACCTGCGACCAACAAGACGGGCGTTCTCTGGTGGCCATCGATGGCCAGGTGCTCGGGAGCGAGCTTCGAAGTGAAGCCGTCCACGCCCATGTTTCGAAAGTGGCGCGGGTTCCCGAAGTGCGGGCCAAACTGGTGGCAAAGCAGCGGGAGTATTTGGCTCTCAATCACCTCGTGATGGAAGGCCGGGACATCGGAACGGTGGTCTTCCCAGAGACGCCCTTCAAATTCTTCGTAACGGCCTCCGAAGCCATCCGTCAACAACGCCGCCAAGACCAAGGCCAGAGCGATGCCATCGGCAAGCGAGACCAAATGGACTCCAGCCGAAAAGCCTCTCCCCTGAAAGCGGCCGAGGACGCGCTCGTCATCGATACCTCCGCCTTGAGTCAGCAAGAAGTGGTGGAGGCCTTGCTGGAAGGGCTGGCAACACGGGGTTGGAAGGATTGA
- a CDS encoding lysophospholipid acyltransferase family protein, whose protein sequence is MVLWFCTQLSSFLAFVLFRRKVLHRERIPKTGAFIVASNHGSYLDPPLVGSCFSGDMHYFARKTLWKKGFMAWLLDHLNCIPVDQDRPDMASMKRVIKILQEGGRVLLFPEGSRTEDGDLLPGQPGLGLMMAKAQVPVLPVRIFGAYESLPRWSDRLQLRKVTVVIGEPLLFDRGELSEAKGKAAYQQLSDQVMKAIGALTLAGHSKRLPQPRTVDSRA, encoded by the coding sequence ATGGTTCTCTGGTTTTGCACCCAACTCAGCTCGTTCCTGGCCTTCGTTCTTTTCCGAAGGAAAGTCCTCCACCGGGAGCGAATTCCGAAAACGGGCGCCTTCATCGTGGCTTCCAATCATGGGAGTTACCTCGATCCGCCTCTGGTGGGTTCCTGTTTTTCGGGAGACATGCACTACTTCGCCAGGAAGACCCTTTGGAAAAAGGGCTTCATGGCTTGGCTTTTGGATCACTTGAACTGCATCCCAGTGGATCAGGATCGCCCGGACATGGCCAGTATGAAGCGAGTCATCAAAATCCTACAAGAAGGGGGGCGGGTTCTGCTCTTCCCGGAAGGGTCTCGGACCGAGGACGGCGATTTGCTCCCGGGGCAGCCTGGGCTGGGTTTGATGATGGCCAAGGCCCAGGTGCCGGTTTTACCGGTCCGAATTTTCGGGGCCTATGAATCGCTGCCTCGATGGAGCGACCGCTTGCAGCTGCGCAAGGTGACGGTGGTGATCGGGGAACCGCTGCTTTTTGATCGGGGCGAATTGTCCGAAGCGAAGGGAAAAGCAGCTTACCAGCAGTTGAGTGACCAAGTGATGAAGGCCATCGGCGCGTTGACCTTGGCAGGGCACTCGAAGCGCTTGCCCCAGCCCAGAACGGTCGATTCTCGAGCTTGA
- the panB gene encoding 3-methyl-2-oxobutanoate hydroxymethyltransferase — MNAPHPLFQALWDKVAAGQRLAALTAYDYPMARLLDEAGIDLLLVGDSLGMVVLGYPDTTSVTLPEMIHHTKAVARGRQKAVLVSDLPYRSYETPEQALGSARQLLEAGADAVKLEGGLEKIEIVEHLTSHGIPLVGHIGMLPQKIQEEGRYRKKGRTPEGRARILADAQALQRAGVGLIVVESVLKRFGSELAATLTTPLLGIGAGPDTAGQILVLHDLLGASPWFVPPFATPRAQLAQEVTRAVKEFRESLTR, encoded by the coding sequence ATGAACGCGCCCCACCCTCTCTTCCAAGCCCTTTGGGACAAGGTGGCTGCAGGCCAGCGCTTGGCCGCCCTCACGGCCTACGATTACCCGATGGCCAGACTGCTGGACGAGGCCGGGATCGATCTCCTCCTGGTGGGTGATTCCCTCGGGATGGTCGTGCTGGGCTACCCCGACACCACCAGCGTGACCTTGCCGGAAATGATCCACCACACCAAGGCAGTCGCCCGCGGCCGCCAGAAAGCGGTCCTGGTGAGCGATCTCCCCTATCGCAGCTACGAGACGCCCGAGCAGGCGCTCGGGAGTGCCCGCCAGTTGCTGGAAGCCGGCGCGGACGCGGTCAAACTGGAGGGGGGGCTCGAAAAAATCGAAATCGTGGAACACCTCACGAGCCATGGGATCCCGCTCGTGGGGCACATCGGCATGCTGCCTCAAAAAATTCAGGAAGAGGGTCGCTATCGCAAAAAAGGCCGCACTCCGGAGGGCCGGGCTCGCATCCTGGCAGACGCCCAAGCGCTCCAGCGGGCCGGCGTCGGGCTGATTGTGGTAGAAAGCGTTCTCAAGCGCTTCGGAAGCGAGCTGGCGGCGACGCTGACCACTCCCCTCTTAGGCATTGGAGCGGGACCCGACACCGCCGGGCAAATCCTGGTGCTTCATGATCTCTTGGGCGCTTCTCCCTGGTTTGTGCCCCCTTTCGCCACCCCGAGGGCGCAACTCGCCCAGGAGGTGACTCGCGCCGTGAAGGAGTTTCGGGAGAGTCTCACCAGGTAA
- the folK gene encoding 2-amino-4-hydroxy-6-hydroxymethyldihydropteridine diphosphokinase has protein sequence MKPATPTALALGSNLGDRLAHLQQARKQLSPLAVGPIQSAPVYQTDPVDCPEDSADFYNTVITFETRATALELLQAGQRIERSLGRPDLRALNAPRPIDIDILFLGDEISHHPELLLPHPRLTQRRFVLQPLCDLLPDGVLPGQTHSMADHLAALQSHEPALRLVASDW, from the coding sequence TTGAAACCCGCCACTCCCACCGCCCTCGCCCTGGGCTCCAACCTCGGCGATCGACTCGCCCACCTTCAGCAGGCCCGCAAACAGCTCTCTCCCTTGGCAGTCGGCCCGATCCAATCCGCTCCCGTCTACCAGACCGACCCCGTAGACTGCCCCGAAGACAGCGCCGACTTCTACAACACCGTCATCACCTTTGAGACCCGCGCCACCGCCCTCGAACTCCTCCAGGCAGGCCAGCGCATCGAACGCTCCCTCGGTCGACCCGACCTCCGCGCCCTCAACGCCCCCCGCCCGATCGACATCGACATCCTCTTCCTGGGAGACGAGATCTCGCACCATCCCGAACTCCTCCTGCCTCATCCGCGCCTGACCCAACGCCGCTTTGTGCTTCAACCCTTGTGCGACCTGCTGCCCGATGGGGTCCTACCCGGGCAGACCCATTCCATGGCCGATCATCTCGCCGCGTTGCAGAGCCACGAGCCTGCTCTTAGACTGGTGGCTTCCGATTGGTAA
- a CDS encoding type II toxin-antitoxin system PemK/MazF family toxin: MRIERYGIYLVNLDPTIGSEIRKTRPAIVVSADAMNRRLSTIVICPLTTTLHPKWRNRIQLPCAGQDAEIAVDQIRCLSTKRILKKLDKAHPATAKQLRDTIAEMYAE; the protein is encoded by the coding sequence ATGAGGATTGAGCGCTACGGAATCTACTTAGTCAATCTCGACCCCACCATCGGCTCGGAGATCAGGAAAACCCGGCCAGCCATCGTCGTGAGCGCTGACGCCATGAATCGGCGGCTCTCCACCATCGTGATCTGCCCTCTCACCACCACACTCCACCCAAAGTGGAGAAATCGAATCCAACTACCTTGCGCGGGCCAGGATGCGGAAATTGCAGTCGATCAGATCCGCTGCCTTTCCACCAAACGCATTCTCAAGAAGCTGGACAAAGCCCATCCAGCAACCGCCAAGCAACTGCGGGATACCATCGCAGAGATGTATGCCGAGTGA
- a CDS encoding AbrB/MazE/SpoVT family DNA-binding domain-containing protein yields MVQRSKIIQIGNSRGVRIPKPMLSRAGLDSEVTLEEREGGIFIRSARPGKLSWEETYKEMAASNEDWSDWTELDITALDED; encoded by the coding sequence ATGGTCCAGCGCAGCAAAATCATCCAAATCGGCAACAGCCGAGGAGTTCGCATTCCCAAACCCATGCTTTCCCGAGCCGGTCTGGACAGCGAAGTGACCTTGGAAGAACGTGAAGGGGGCATCTTCATCCGTTCCGCCAGGCCTGGAAAACTCAGTTGGGAGGAGACCTACAAGGAGATGGCTGCTTCCAACGAGGATTGGTCAGACTGGACGGAGTTGGACATCACTGCGCTGGATGAGGATTGA
- the dapB gene encoding 4-hydroxy-tetrahydrodipicolinate reductase, whose protein sequence is MLPLLVTGASGRMGQAIRACAEGDPAVEVVATHHEGQSLAEAFSALSASSKGPPAVIDFTHHSFTAQVLEQAVAAHCLLVLGTTGHTGEERAAIHQAAQRIPIAFAPNFSVGVNTLFWLTRKATEILGDDFDLEVVEMHHKHKVDSPSGTARRLGEILAEVSGVSYENDVQHGRHGDIGPRSQKEIGMHAVRGGDVVGDHTVIYAGDGERVELTHKAASRQTFANGSLRAAKWLIGQDPGLYDMQDVLGLH, encoded by the coding sequence ATGTTGCCTCTCCTCGTGACCGGCGCTTCTGGCCGCATGGGCCAGGCCATCCGCGCCTGCGCCGAAGGCGATCCGGCAGTGGAAGTGGTCGCCACCCACCACGAAGGGCAATCGCTGGCCGAAGCCTTCTCAGCCCTCTCAGCCTCCTCGAAGGGCCCGCCAGCCGTCATCGACTTCACCCACCACAGCTTCACCGCCCAAGTCCTCGAACAAGCGGTTGCCGCCCACTGCCTCCTCGTCCTCGGCACCACCGGTCACACCGGCGAAGAGCGCGCCGCCATCCACCAAGCCGCCCAGCGCATCCCCATCGCCTTCGCCCCCAACTTCAGCGTGGGCGTCAATACCCTCTTCTGGCTGACCCGCAAAGCCACCGAGATCCTCGGCGATGACTTCGACCTCGAAGTCGTCGAGATGCACCACAAACACAAAGTCGACTCCCCCAGCGGCACCGCTCGCCGACTCGGCGAAATCCTCGCGGAAGTCAGCGGCGTCAGCTACGAAAACGACGTCCAACACGGCCGCCACGGCGACATCGGCCCCCGCAGCCAAAAGGAAATTGGCATGCACGCCGTCCGCGGCGGCGACGTCGTAGGCGACCACACCGTCATCTACGCTGGCGACGGCGAACGCGTCGAGCTCACCCACAAAGCCGCCAGCCGCCAAACCTTCGCCAATGGCTCCCTCCGCGCCGCCAAATGGCTCATCGGCCAAGACCCTGGCCTCTACGACATGCAGGACGTCTTGGGGCTTCACTAA
- the dapA gene encoding 4-hydroxy-tetrahydrodipicolinate synthase gives MNSPSYTGAFTALVTPFSQGKVDEAQFRELIDRQFELGIDGVVPVGTTGESPTLETDEHIRVIEIAIEQTANRGVVMAGTGANSTAEAIALTQAAEKVGAKTSLQVTPYYNKPSQEGLFQHFRAIAESTSMELILYSIPGRCGIPIGVETTERLAKACPNIVGIKEAGGSVERVSQLRQVLPDDFVILSGDDSLTLPFVSAGARGVVSVASNLVPAEVTALAHAAVEGRSGEAQALHETFYPLFNALLTLDTNPVPIKTALELAQVSPAEFRLPLVPMAAQQRSQLETVMQSLQLLA, from the coding sequence ATGAACTCCCCCTCCTACACCGGCGCCTTCACCGCCCTCGTGACCCCCTTCTCTCAAGGGAAAGTGGACGAGGCCCAATTCCGTGAGCTGATCGACCGTCAGTTCGAGCTGGGAATCGACGGCGTGGTCCCCGTCGGCACCACCGGAGAAAGCCCCACTCTGGAAACCGATGAACACATCCGCGTCATTGAAATCGCGATCGAGCAGACCGCCAACCGAGGCGTCGTCATGGCCGGCACCGGGGCCAACTCGACCGCGGAAGCCATCGCGCTGACCCAAGCAGCCGAGAAAGTCGGCGCCAAGACCTCCCTCCAAGTCACCCCCTATTACAACAAACCTTCCCAAGAAGGTCTCTTCCAGCACTTCCGAGCGATCGCCGAAAGCACCTCCATGGAGCTCATTCTCTACAGCATCCCAGGACGGTGTGGCATCCCGATTGGAGTCGAAACCACCGAGCGACTGGCAAAAGCTTGCCCCAACATCGTCGGGATCAAGGAAGCCGGAGGCAGCGTCGAGCGCGTCAGCCAGCTCCGCCAGGTCCTGCCGGACGACTTCGTCATCCTCTCAGGCGATGACTCCCTCACCCTCCCCTTTGTGAGCGCCGGAGCCCGTGGGGTCGTGAGTGTAGCCTCCAACCTCGTTCCCGCCGAAGTGACCGCCCTGGCCCACGCCGCGGTGGAGGGTCGGTCTGGCGAGGCCCAAGCGCTCCATGAAACATTCTACCCGCTTTTCAACGCGCTCCTGACACTCGATACCAACCCCGTGCCCATCAAAACGGCCTTGGAGCTGGCACAGGTCTCCCCGGCCGAATTCCGCCTGCCCTTGGTGCCCATGGCAGCCCAGCAGCGCAGCCAACTCGAGACGGTCATGCAATCCCTTCAACTCCTCGCCTGA